In the Candidatus Dormiibacterota bacterium genome, CATCATCGTGCTCATGCCAATGCTGCTGAACAGCCACGCGGGCACGAAGTATGGGATTCCGTACCCGGTCTTTGCCCGGGCCTCATTTGGAGTTTTCGGCGCGAACGTCGCCGCATTGCTCCGGGCCTTCGTTGCCTGTGGATGGTTTGGGATTCAGACCTGGATCGGTGGCGAGGCGCTCTTCATCGTCATGGGCAAGCTCCTCGGGATTTTCAGCTCCGACCTCGGAACCTCCTGGCTCAAGGCGGGTCTGTTCTTCGGGTCACCCTGGACACAGTGGCTGAGTTTTGCCCTCTTCTGGGCGCTCAACATCTTCATCATCGTGCGAGGCCTGAATACGATCCGGCGGTTCGAAAACTGGGCGGCTCCCTTCGTTATCGTCGTCGCCCTTGGATTGCTCGTCTGGATGACCTCCAAGGCCGGCGGATTTGGGCCGCTCGTTTCCCAGCCGGGCAAACTGGGCTGGGGTGCCGACTTCTGGAAGCTCTTCTTTCCGGCGCTGATGGGTCAGATCGCCTTCTGGTCGACGCTTTCGCTGAACATGCCAGACTTCACGCGGTTTGCGAAGAGCCAGCGGGCCCAGACCATCGGCCAGGCGCTGGGACTTCCGACGACGATGACGTTCTTTCCTTTGCTCGCCGTGCTGATCACGTCCGGGACGGTTGCGGTCTACGGTACCGCCATCTGGAACCCGGTCGAGCTGGTCGGCAAGTTCGACAACGCGCTGGTCGTCGTTCTGGCCCTGTTCACGCTGGCCGTAGCCACCCTCTCGGTCAATGTCGCCGCCAACGTCGTGAGCCCGTCCTATGACTTCTCGAACACCTTCCCGAAGTGGATCAGCTTCCGAACCGGCGGCCTGATCACCGGCATCCTCGGGGTCGCGATCGCCCCCTGGAGGCTGTACTCGGACGCGCACGTCTACATCTTCACCTGGCTCAACTTCTATGGCGGCGCTCTCGGCGCGATCGCGGGCGTGCTGATCGCCGACTACTGGTTCATGCGCAACACCAACCTGAAGCTGGGCGACCTCTACCGCACCAACGGCGAGTATCGGTACAGTGCCGGGTTCAACTGGCGAGGCTTGATCAGCCTGCTGGTTGGTGGCGTCCTAGCCGTGGGTGGCGCCTATACCGCACCAGGCACACAAGGCCCATTCCCGGCAAAGGGCGTGATCCCGTTCCTCTACCAGCCCGTCACCTTCTATGACTTCGGCTGGGTGGTCGGCCTGGTGGCGGCGTTCATCTGCTACCTGGCGCTCTCGGCGCTCTTCCCGGCGGCTGCCGCGCGGCGGCGCCCGCAGGCTGCTCCGGCGACCTGAACTCGATATCGATCGCGCTGGAGCCCCTTCCTCGCGGCGGGGGCTCCAGCCTTTTGGAAGGAATGGCACGAATCAGCTTCGGCGTCTGCTTTGCTCCAGATCCGCCCCCCAGCCGGTGGGTGGATCTGACCAAGCTTGCCGAGGCACACGGTTTCGAGTACGCGTGGCTCTTCGACTCCCACGTGCTCTGGCAGGAGGTCTATCCGATCTTCACGCTGATGGCGGCCAACACGCGGACCATCAAGATCGGTCCTTGCGTCACCAACCCGGGGACGCGCGATCCAACCGTGACGGCCAGCGCGCTGGCCACCCTGAACGAGATCTCCGGCGGCCGAATGGTGATGGGCATCGGTCGCGGCGACAGCGCCCGCCGCGTCCTCGGCCAGAAGCCGGTTTCGGTCGAGCGCATGGAGGCGGACTGCCGCCTGATCCGCGAGCTGGCGGCCGGCCGTGAAGTCGCCTACGACGGCGTCAAGGTCCGGCTGAAGTGGGCCGAGCACGAGCTGCCCATCTGGGTCGCGGGCTATGGGCCAAAGGCGCTTCGGGCCGCCGGGCGGGTGGCCGACGGGGTCATCATCCAGCTGGCCGATCCGGCCATCATCAAGTGGTGCCTGCAGTTCGTGCGGGAAGGCGCCCAGGAGGCCGGCCGGTCCTTCGACGACATCCAGATCCAGGCCGCCGCCCCGGCCTTCATCTCTGATGACATCGAGGCAGCGCGTGAGCAAGTGCGCTGGTTCCCGGCGCTGGTCTCCAACCACGTCGTCGACCTGTTGAAGCGGTACGACGCGCAAGACCTTCCGAAGGCGCTCACCGACTACATCAAGGCCCGCGACCACTACGACTACTCGGAGCACGCGCAGCGGGGCGCGGCGCACGCCGACTTCGTTCCCGACGACGTGATCGACCGCTTCTGTGTCATCGGCACCGTGGAGCAGAGCCGGAAACGGATCGAGGAGCTGATCGACGCCGGCGTCGACCAGTTCAACCTCTACCTTATGGTGGAGAAACCCGAGGCGGTCATCCAGAAATACGGCGAGGCTATTATTCCGGCGTTCAGCTAGGAGGAGGCGACACAGACATGGCAAAGGTGCGGGCGGCGCTTATCCAGGCGCACGCGAACATGCCCAAAGAGGAAGCGATCGTAACGCACGAGGCCCTGATCGCCGAGGCGGCGGCCAAAGGCGCGCAGATAACGTGCCTCCAGGAGATCTTCTTCGGCCCCTACTTCTGCGCCGAGCAGGACGTCAAGTGGTACGACACCGCCGAGCGGGACGATGGGCCGACGGTCAAACGGATGCAGGCGCTGGCGAAGAAGCACAAGATGGCGCTCGTGGTGCCTTTCTACGAGGAGGCCCAGACCGGCGTCTACTACAACACGGCGGTCCTGATCGAGAACGACGGCACGATGCTGGGAAAGTACCGCAAGACGCACATCCCTCACGTCGGTCCCTGTTTCTGGGAAAAGTTCTATTTCAAGCCCGGCAACCTCGGCTACCCGGTGTGGGACACCTCGGTCGGCCGGGTCGGCATCTTGATCTGCTACGACCGGCACTTTCCGGAGCCCGCCCGCGCGCTGGGGCTCAAGGGCGCCGAGCTCGTCTTCAATCCCTCGGCCACGGTCAAATCGCTGTCGCGCTATCTCTGGGAGCTCGAGCAGCCAGCCCACGCCGTCGCCAACGGTTACTGGATCGGCGCCATCAACCGGGTCGGGGTGGAGAAGCCGCTCAACGACGCGCAGTTCTACGGCTCGAGCTACTTCTGCGATCCGCGCGGCCGCATCATCGGGAAGGCGTCGGAGACCGAGGATGAGGTGCTGGTGTGCGACCTCGACCTCGACATGAATCGGGAAGTGCGCAACACCTGGCAGTTCCTCCGCGACCGCCGGCCCGAGAGTTACGAAGACCTCGTCAGGGAGCTGCCATGAGGACGCTGATCAAGAACGGCACCGTGGTGACGGCGAGCGATACCAACAAGACCGACGTCTTGATCGACGGCGAGAAGATCGCCGCGATCGGGAGCGGGCTGGCGGCCAGTGCCGACCAGGTGATCGACGCCGAAAACCGCTACGTGATGCCGGGCGCGATCGATGTCCACACGCACATGGAGTTGCCGTTCGGCGGTACCTTCGCGTCCGATGATTTCGCGACCGGAACCGCGGCGGCCGCCTGGGGCGGCACGACGACCATCGTCGACTTCGCGGTGCAGAGCTTTGGCCAGACGCTGCGCCAGGGGCTCGACCAGTGGCACAAGAAGGCCGAAGGGAAAGCGTACATCGATTACGGCTTTCACATGATCGTGCGTGAGATCAACGACTCGATCCTCAAAGAGATGGACGCGCTGGTCAACGAGGGCATCCCGTCCTTCAAGCTCTTCATGGCCTACCCCGGAGTCTTCATGCTCGACGACGCGTCGATCTTCCGGGCGATGAGCCGCACGGCGGCAAACGGGGGCCTGATCATGATGCACGCCGAGAACGGCGGCGCGATCGACGTGCTCGTGCAGCGCTACCTGGCGGAAGGCAAGGGCGATCCCATCAATCACGGGCTGACCCGCCCGGCCAGCATGGAGGGGGAGGCCACTGGACGCGCGATCGCGCTCGCCCGGCTGGCGGAGGTCGCCGTCTACATCGTGCACCTCAGCTCCAAAGAAGCGCTCGACGCCGTGCGCGAGGCGCGCGACGACGGTGCCCCCACGTTTGCCGAGACCTGCCCGCAGTACCTGTACCTGAGCCTGGACGACCTGGGCCGCCCCGGCTTCGAAGGTGCGAAGTACGTCTGCTCACCGCCGTTGCGACCGGCCTCGCATCACGATGAGCTCTGGAAGGGCCTCCTGCAGGACGACCTGCAGCTGGTCGCGACCGACCACTGTCCATTCCATTTCAAAGGGCAGAAGGAGATGGGACGTGGCGACTTCTCCAAGATCCCCAACGGCTTGCCGGGTGTCGAAGATCGCTTTTCGCTGATCTTCCACGGTGGCGTGAACTCCGGGCGGATCACGCTCAACCGCTTCGTCGAGCTGGTGGCGACCGCGCCCGCCAAGATGTTCGGTCTCTTCCCGCGCAAAGGGACGATCGCCCCCGGGAGCGACGCCGACATCGTGATCTTCAATCCGAGGGTGGAACGGACGCTCTCGGCGAAGACCCATCACATGAACGTGGACTACAGTTGCTACGAAGGAATGACGG is a window encoding:
- a CDS encoding NCS1 family nucleobase:cation symporter-1 — translated: MGVATLTPPAQRIGEELVYPDGRHELADDSSIRDSPLYNKDLAPVKIKDRSWSTYNYLALWVGMAHNIPTYGLAAGLVLLGMSWYQAILTIALGNIIVLMPMLLNSHAGTKYGIPYPVFARASFGVFGANVAALLRAFVACGWFGIQTWIGGEALFIVMGKLLGIFSSDLGTSWLKAGLFFGSPWTQWLSFALFWALNIFIIVRGLNTIRRFENWAAPFVIVVALGLLVWMTSKAGGFGPLVSQPGKLGWGADFWKLFFPALMGQIAFWSTLSLNMPDFTRFAKSQRAQTIGQALGLPTTMTFFPLLAVLITSGTVAVYGTAIWNPVELVGKFDNALVVVLALFTLAVATLSVNVAANVVSPSYDFSNTFPKWISFRTGGLITGILGVAIAPWRLYSDAHVYIFTWLNFYGGALGAIAGVLIADYWFMRNTNLKLGDLYRTNGEYRYSAGFNWRGLISLLVGGVLAVGGAYTAPGTQGPFPAKGVIPFLYQPVTFYDFGWVVGLVAAFICYLALSALFPAAAARRRPQAAPAT
- a CDS encoding TIGR03842 family LLM class F420-dependent oxidoreductase, which translates into the protein MARISFGVCFAPDPPPSRWVDLTKLAEAHGFEYAWLFDSHVLWQEVYPIFTLMAANTRTIKIGPCVTNPGTRDPTVTASALATLNEISGGRMVMGIGRGDSARRVLGQKPVSVERMEADCRLIRELAAGREVAYDGVKVRLKWAEHELPIWVAGYGPKALRAAGRVADGVIIQLADPAIIKWCLQFVREGAQEAGRSFDDIQIQAAAPAFISDDIEAAREQVRWFPALVSNHVVDLLKRYDAQDLPKALTDYIKARDHYDYSEHAQRGAAHADFVPDDVIDRFCVIGTVEQSRKRIEELIDAGVDQFNLYLMVEKPEAVIQKYGEAIIPAFS
- a CDS encoding nitrilase-related carbon-nitrogen hydrolase — encoded protein: MAKVRAALIQAHANMPKEEAIVTHEALIAEAAAKGAQITCLQEIFFGPYFCAEQDVKWYDTAERDDGPTVKRMQALAKKHKMALVVPFYEEAQTGVYYNTAVLIENDGTMLGKYRKTHIPHVGPCFWEKFYFKPGNLGYPVWDTSVGRVGILICYDRHFPEPARALGLKGAELVFNPSATVKSLSRYLWELEQPAHAVANGYWIGAINRVGVEKPLNDAQFYGSSYFCDPRGRIIGKASETEDEVLVCDLDLDMNREVRNTWQFLRDRRPESYEDLVRELP
- the hydA gene encoding dihydropyrimidinase, translating into MRTLIKNGTVVTASDTNKTDVLIDGEKIAAIGSGLAASADQVIDAENRYVMPGAIDVHTHMELPFGGTFASDDFATGTAAAAWGGTTTIVDFAVQSFGQTLRQGLDQWHKKAEGKAYIDYGFHMIVREINDSILKEMDALVNEGIPSFKLFMAYPGVFMLDDASIFRAMSRTAANGGLIMMHAENGGAIDVLVQRYLAEGKGDPINHGLTRPASMEGEATGRAIALARLAEVAVYIVHLSSKEALDAVREARDDGAPTFAETCPQYLYLSLDDLGRPGFEGAKYVCSPPLRPASHHDELWKGLLQDDLQLVATDHCPFHFKGQKEMGRGDFSKIPNGLPGVEDRFSLIFHGGVNSGRITLNRFVELVATAPAKMFGLFPRKGTIAPGSDADIVIFNPRVERTLSAKTHHMNVDYSCYEGMTVKGLPEVVMQRGNILVRDGKFQGVKGAGQFLRRSAFHGAPATEQSPVGARS